Genomic window (Ornithodoros turicata isolate Travis unplaced genomic scaffold, ASM3712646v1 ctg00001150.1, whole genome shotgun sequence):
TTTATACACTGGGTTCAGGACAGGTACCGAGGTGGCCGTCACATGACTAGAATCCATGCAGTGCGGCTTacttctctccttttttgttttcagGAGCAACAGTTGGTATGTGTGACATTAAAGAAGAACCTCGAGAGGAATCTTCACAGGAAGATCCAAacatagaagtgaaaacagaggCTTACAATGTTGTGCCTTTGGGAGGACAGGAACCAATGAGACATAGATGCGACCCAACGTCAGAAGGTAAACCGAAAATGCTTGAGGGGATTTGGCCAACACCAAATTGAATGGCACGATATGGACAAAAAGGGGCATGCAACGGAAATGCTTTTCAGTTTTTTGTTCGTTATGTATCAGTTTTCCAGCATGTGTTCTCTAGTATGGAAGATTCTCAAACTAGGCAAAATAGACCTGGAGATCCTTTATACAATTTCATATTACTGCAACTGTTGCAGGCTTTGGCCGCATAAACAACTGCACATAAGGATGTTTCTGAATgagaagataaggaacagtaGATGGAACCAGAGGAATCAAGTGCAAAATAATCCATGGTGCACAGTGTGGCTCCCTTCATGTACCCCCACAATGTTTAGCCCTAACAAACACACTCCACATCTTCTGGTGCTACTGTATTGAAAGTACAAAGTAAAGTATTGAAAAGTACCAGCGCTAGACAAAATTTTACTAAACACGCTTTGGTGCATTCCTTCTCCAGAGTGATGCCCTAAAACTGGGTTCAGAAAGGCTATGGTGGTGGCCGTCACATGACTTGAAGCCTAGTAATGTGGCTTATTCTCtcctgttttgttttgcttcagGAGCAACACTTGGGATTTGTCACATTAAAGACGAACATCAAGTGAACTGTTCGAATGAACATCAGATTGTACAAGTGAAGACAGAGCCTTACAATGTTGCACTCTTGGCAGAGAAGGACGAAATGGGACACAGCTGTCTGTCAGCATCAGAGGGTAAGTACAAAGTGCTCAAGGGTACTTATACCCACTCTGTCATATGGGTGTTCTTCAATGACGGTTGAAACCATTGCTAACTGAACTAAAGTTCagtaattttcgtttccgttatccgcttctgataccagcttttaatttcgttgCCGTTACTGTTCctggtaatggaacggctgttgcagagctgcgggaggacagtccgtccggctctgtcagtatataccctgttttgcccaagtccTGCTTCGGTGTGCCACGCGTACACACTGCACGAGTAATTTTATGCCGTTcagatgcgcacatcttgcaaggtTTCTAAAGAAGTGTAAGGACATGTCTTCAGTCGGTCTTCTGTCattctgagtccagcaacccaagatgggcgtaaagtttatccaatgtcgcattcataggcggatGCTCTCAGTTGCAAACAATACTGCCGTAGCCACGGTGAAACGAAGAAagtaaaagtaaataaatataaaactCATATGCTGTCATCCAAGTGCTATGGTAgagtagagtgcgtggagtctgtgttgtgtaagtctcatgtcTTGATTGGGTGCAGGTAGGTAATGTCACGAATGATGCACCCTCGACATCCATTATGGCGCTTTGGTTCCATGCTGTCGTGCAATATTTAGGGCATTACACGGAATGAagtaataaaaatgaaatgaaaagtcactgaaatgtcgTCGCACAACAGTATTAGCCATTACCTGAATTCAATACCGAACGATAATTTtcctttccgtttctgtttgcgttaatggaggacagtggtaCGCGTTTCcatttccgttatcgttactatctccaatttcggtaatacatatactgtttctgtttccgttaccattaccgttacctgTCCCTGCTAAAAATTACACAACACTGAGTACAGATGCCAGTGGCTTGTGAAAACAAGGAGCATGGCTTAAATAACGTATTTGCTCGAATGTTAGTCgacaccccccacccccttcGATATTCATGAAAATGAAATAAACTTCTGTGGTAACGAAAACGTAAAAGATATATTCATCGGGAAAAAGTATCGCACGTTGCTTCAATGATGGCGCGTAGAAACGACGCCCTTTAACCATGGGAGAGAAGGAAGAAGGAACTTTCGTTTTGACTGCTTTTATTCCTGTCGTTTGTCACACGTTCAAATTCCTTTAACCCCTTTCCCTTTCTCTCCCCCACTCCATGTGAGGAAGCGAACGCACGTGACCAGCGCGTCGGCCGCAGAGCAACGTGGTTGCGCAGATCACGATTATAAGTCGACCCCCCTACTCTCGATCGTCGATTTTGGAAAAAAGGGGGTCGACTTACATTCGAGCAAATACAGTAATTTAGTAAATGGATCTTCCGATAAACTGAACATATTTTCCAGGTTCCTGGAGGGATTCAaacttttgctttttttttcagacactGCAGTGATTTTCGCAAGTTCCTGATCAATAGGGCCCGGATTTTCGGGCACTAACAGGTGGCGCTCTTTGCTGGATAAATCATTCTAGGCCAACCAACCTGCAGAACCGTATTGTTTTGTCTTCCGATTGGGAAGAATGTTGATACATAAAACGGTGCGCACCCCCTTTCTTAGCTTATCCGGAGACAGAGCAatatcatccgcgatgatgattggcatactgcgtgctaCGCGGTCAAGAGCGCACCCTGTTAAGAacgaagaaaggaaggaaacaaAAGGCTCTGACTGTCCCGTATCGAGCTCTGGGCCTTCTGCCTGAAAGTACGACACTTTGCTTCACAGCAAATACCTGGAGGACAGGAGGGGGCACTCGCTTTAAACTTAGGCCCTCAATAGTGTGCAAGGGAGATCATTTCCTGAGTCGAACACGAACAGCATGAGGGCAAAGGCGGTGCCATCAGAGGTGCGCCTGTGCTGGTATGCCCACCTAATCTCCAATTTCCGAAATTACAGGAGCAAGAGGAAGCACTGGTTTGCTCCACATTAACGACCAGCCCAGAGGCACTTGTGATCAAGCATCTTCTGGTTGCACTTCTTCAGAGGCACAGTTCAATATCAGCACAATAACCATTGAAGCGCAGTTCGACAACACTTCACCAGTCACTATGGACAGTCCTCCCATGGAGCAACCTCGAGACCAGAGCAAGCCATGTGCACTTGCGTGCACGTCGAAAGACAGCCGGAGACGTCACATGCTTGCACAGTGTCACAATGAGTCTGAAAAGTGTCCAGCTACTCCATCGGGGGATCAGATGGCAGAGGAGGGTTTTAGGTACGACATCTGTCCCTCTGCATTCTTGCCGTCTGGCAGTGACACGAGTCACGTGTCAAAGCGTACTGATGAGGAGTCATGCAAGTCCGACCACTGTCCTGCACAGTTCCACCAGAGGAGGAGTCTGCGGTGTCACATGCAAACGCACATGAACCAGCAGTTGTACAAGAATGATACCTGCTCTGTGAAGTTCAGCCGTATTGTGCACCGGCGGCTTCGCAAGCGAGCACACACTCGCGAAAAACTATACAAGTGTGATGCCTGCCCGGCAGAGTTCAGCCGGACCTGgcacctacagcgtcacaagcggacacacaggGGTGAGAAACCGaataagtgcgatctctgtcccgctgagttcagccagagcaagaGCCTGTTGGATCACAAACTGACGCACATGGGCGAGAAAACACAGAAGTTCAATGtttgccctgcggagttcagtcggAGAAGGAGCTTTCAGAAccacaagtggacacacacgAGCAAGAAGCCATATAAGTGCGATGCCTGCCCAGCGAAGTTCAGCCATAACGAACATCTccagcgtcacaagcggacacacaccagcgagaaaccatacaagtgcgatgcctgCCCAGCAGCGTTCAGTGAGAGAGGGAACCTACATCAGCACAAGCGGAcccacacgggcgagaagccatacaagtgcgatgtctgccaagcgaagttcagccagagcgggcacctacagcgtcacaagcagacacacaaaGGCGAGAAACCAtataagtgcgatctctgtcctgctgggTTCAGCAAGAGCAAGAGCCTGTCAGATCACAAACTgacgcacacgggcgagaagccataaaAGTGCGATGCCTGCCCAGCAAAGTTCAGCCATAACGAACGCCTCCAgcgtcacaagcagacacacaccggcgagaaaccatacaagtgtgatgccTGCCAAGCGGAGTTCAGTGAGAGAgtgaacctacagcaccacaagcagacacacacgggcgagaagccatacaagtgcgatgtctgcccagcgaagttcagccagagcgggcacctacagcgtcacaagcggacacacaggagcgagaagccgtacaagtgcgatctctgtcctgctgggTTCAGCCAGAGCAAGAGCCTGTCGTATCACAAACTGACGCACACAGGCAAGAAAACATCCAAGTGCAGTGTTTCTTCTGCGGAGTTCGGTCAGAGAGGGAacttacagcagcacaagctgacacacacgggcgagaagccatacaagtgcgatgcctgCCCAGCGAAGTTCAGCCATAATGAGCATCTccagcgtcacaagcggacacacaccggcgagaaaccatacaagtgcgatgcctgCCCAGCGGCGTTCAGTGAGAGAGGGAACctgcagcagcacaagcggacacacacgggcgagaagccatacaagtgtgatgtctgcccagcgaaattcagccagagcgggcacctccagcgtcacaagcggacacacaggGGCGAGAAAtcgtacaagtgcgatctctgtcctgctgggTTCAGCCAGAGCAAGAGCCTGTCGGATCACAAACTgacgcacacgggcgagaaaACATACAAGTGCAATCTTTGCCCTGCGGAATTCGGGCAGAGAGGGAacttacagcagcacaagcggacacataCGGGCGAGAAGACATACCAGTGCGATGCATGCCcggcggagttcagccagaacgGACAGCTCCAGCGTCACAAGCGAACGCACACCGGCGAGAAACCATACAGGTGTGGTGCTTGCCCAGCGGAGTTCAGTGAGAGAAGGAGCctgcagcagcacaagcggacacacatgggtgtgaagccatacaagtgcgatgcccGCCGTGCTGACCTCTGCCTGAGGAGGAACCTACGGCAGCgtaagcggacacacacgggcgagatgCTATACatgtgtgatgtctgccctggtAATTTCAGCCTGAGCAGGAAcctacggcagcacaagcgggcatacacgggcgagaagccataaaAGTACGATGTCtgtcctgcggagttcagtcagaGCAGACACCTACAGAGTCACAAGACAGACAGACTCGAAGCCATACAGGAGCATTCCCTGTTCTGCAAACTTGAGGTAGTGCCAAACCTCCAGCGTTACAACTGCATGCAGGTACATGGGTGTGAAGCCCTACAAATGCTACTTCTGTTATGCAGGGATCAGTCACAGGACCAGCAGGCACCAGCCAGCGAACCAAATAGCTGCTGGCTGAGCACGAgctagttcagccagagcagGAACCTGTGGCTTCACATGTCTCCACAAGACACTTGAGATTTGAAACTGTGCAAGTACAGATGCCATGTACATGCGAAAGAATCCGTCCAATTAAGTGTCACTTCTGTGCTGTTGTATGTCCTTCATGAACACATGATGATGTGCAGGGAGAAAAGGCTATGCAGAAGCTGTCTATATCCTATCCCATTttatttctgcttttttttctggTGGAATGTTTCCAAACTTGCACGCATGAACAAACTGAGGTTCAAAAATAGTTGGATTGGAGCTGGATTTGGTGGTGATGCATTGAAGTGTCACAAACCCAGTGCCGGGGAGACAAACAGACATGAAAACGCCATCCTCTCACAGGCTCTGAACTGCAGAGAACGGTTCATTTCCATGAGCAACATGCTCTTACATTGCTCCCTTCcctctttttcttcctctcATGATGAATGGGTATCTTCTTTATCGTTGACTACTGAAGCGCGGAAGGAACATGGACACGAGAGCTAAGGGAAACACAAGCGCTTGTGCTTGTCTTACATCTCTTGTTCATACTCCTTTGGCACTTCGTTAATCAAACCAGGGATAGTCATCAAACTAGCCCAGCTATCTACCATTGTGCTTCTCTTGAGGCATCCATTGTCTTATGCCGTACGTCTCGTCTGTTTGTGAAGTGAACAAAGAAATCGAcggaaagaaataaaaaaaagatttcCAACCACTTACATATGCCAACTTGATACCAAAATCCCGAGAATTTCCTTTTGTCTCACGACCAAACTAAATAAATGTACACACTAAAAGTAAATTTGAA
Coding sequences:
- the LOC135376560 gene encoding zinc finger protein 436-like isoform X1, whose translation is MLFSLEFRDQPVRVKSEPPDVACLPQQGQVHQQHCGVTAGTCDIKEEPREESSKEHAIVEVKTEPYHVTILTGQDQMGRKCDSTSEGVTAGTCPIKEEPREESSNEDPIIEVKTEAYNVPVLAEEEQMCCDPTSEGATVGMCDIKEEPREESSQEDPNIEVKTEAYNVVPLGGQEPMRHRCDPTSEGATLGICHIKDEHQVNCSNEHQIVQVKTEPYNVALLAEKDEMGHSCLSASEGARGSTGLLHINDQPRGTCDQASSGCTSSEAQFNISTITIEAQFDNTSPVTMDSPPMEQPRDQSKPCALACTSKDSRRRHMLAQCHNESEKCPATPSGDQMAEEGFRYDICPSAFLPSGSDTSHVSKRTDEESCKSDHCPAQFHQRRSLRCHMQTHMNQQLYKNDTCSVKFSRIVHRRLRKRAHTREKLYKCDACPAEFSRTWHLQRHKRTHRGEKPNKCDLCPAEFSQSKSLLDHKLTHMGEKTQKFNVCPAEFSRRRSFQNHKWTHTSKKPYKCDACPAKFSHNEHLQRHKRTHTSEKPYKCDACPAAFSERGNLHQHKRTHTGEKPYKCDVCQAKFSQSGHLQRHKQTHKGEKPYKCDLCPAGFSKSKSLSDHKLTHTGEKP
- the LOC135376559 gene encoding zinc finger protein 888-like, with the translated sequence KCDACPAKFSHNERLQRHKQTHTGEKPYKCDACQAEFSERVNLQHHKQTHTGEKPYKCDVCPAKFSQSGHLQRHKRTHRSEKPYKCDLCPAGFSQSKSLSYHKLTHTGKKTSKCSVSSAEFGQRGNLQQHKLTHTGEKPYKCDACPAKFSHNEHLQRHKRTHTGEKPYKCDACPAAFSERGNLQQHKRTHTGEKPYKCDVCPAKFSQSGHLQRHKRTHRGEKSYKCDLCPAGFSQSKSLSDHKLTHTGEKTYKCNLCPAEFGQRGNLQQHKRTHTGEKTYQCDACPAEFSQNGQLQRHKRTHTGEKPYRCGACPAEFSERRSLQQHKRTHMGVKPYKCDARRADLCLRRNLRQRKRTHTGEMLYMCDVCPGNFSLSRNLRQHKRAYTGEKP